The following are encoded together in the Campylobacter devanensis genome:
- the serA gene encoding phosphoglycerate dehydrogenase, which translates to MKTVIVCDAIHPVGFEILNAQNDIKVIDAVDMPKDKLLEILGEADVAITRSSTDCGEKFINAATKLKALVRAGVGVDNVDIDGFSKKGIIVMNVPTANTIAAVEMTMCHLLNSARNYINSVNDLQQDRVWKREKWYGNELYGKTLGVIGFGNIGSRVAYRSLAFGMKVIAYDPYIDPSKATDMGATYTTNFDDILGCDFITIHTPKNKETTNMVDEEQIAKMKDGVRLINCARGGLYNEDALYKNLKSGKIAYAGIDVFVKEPGNDHPLLDLNNVSATPHLGANTYESQKNIAIDAAEQAISAARGICYPNALNLPVKVEDLPPFVAPYTELLPKMAYFASQLSGKKQIKAIRLELEGEVSDYAEPMLSFAIAGALKDVLGDTINYENATLKAAEKGIEVSTTIVPASGYKSKLTIKLITDEDSVSVGGTVFSETEQRIVSVNGFKTDFKPKGRMIVFKNRDIPGVISDISGILAKSKINIADFRLGRDNDGFALAVILVDEDIKKDILDQLNALDACVWARYAVLI; encoded by the coding sequence ATGAAAACAGTTATAGTATGCGATGCTATTCATCCAGTTGGATTTGAGATCTTAAATGCTCAAAATGATATAAAAGTTATCGATGCTGTAGATATGCCAAAAGATAAACTTTTAGAGATTTTAGGTGAAGCTGATGTGGCAATTACTCGTAGTTCAACTGATTGTGGCGAGAAATTTATAAATGCAGCTACTAAGCTAAAAGCCCTAGTTCGTGCTGGTGTTGGTGTTGATAATGTTGATATAGATGGCTTTTCAAAAAAGGGCATTATAGTTATGAATGTGCCAACTGCAAATACAATTGCAGCTGTTGAAATGACTATGTGTCACCTATTAAATAGTGCTAGAAATTATATCAATTCTGTAAATGATTTACAACAAGATCGTGTTTGGAAACGTGAAAAATGGTACGGAAATGAGCTTTATGGCAAAACCTTAGGAGTTATCGGTTTTGGTAATATTGGCTCTAGAGTAGCATATAGAAGTCTTGCTTTTGGTATGAAAGTTATAGCTTATGATCCATATATTGATCCTAGCAAAGCTACTGATATGGGAGCTACATATACTACTAATTTTGATGATATTTTAGGTTGTGATTTTATTACAATTCATACACCAAAAAATAAAGAGACTACAAATATGGTAGATGAAGAGCAAATTGCTAAAATGAAAGATGGCGTTAGACTTATTAACTGCGCTCGTGGTGGCTTATATAATGAAGATGCGCTTTATAAGAATTTAAAAAGCGGTAAGATCGCTTATGCTGGTATAGATGTATTTGTCAAAGAGCCAGGAAATGATCATCCATTGCTAGATTTAAATAATGTAAGCGCTACTCCACACCTAGGCGCTAATACTTATGAATCACAAAAAAATATCGCCATAGATGCCGCTGAACAAGCTATTAGTGCTGCAAGAGGTATTTGCTATCCAAATGCTCTGAATTTACCTGTGAAAGTAGAGGATTTACCGCCATTTGTAGCGCCTTATACAGAGCTTTTACCTAAGATGGCGTATTTTGCTTCTCAGCTTAGCGGTAAAAAACAGATTAAAGCTATTAGGTTAGAGCTTGAAGGTGAAGTATCTGACTATGCTGAACCGATGTTATCATTTGCCATAGCGGGTGCTTTAAAAGATGTTTTAGGTGATACTATAAATTATGAAAATGCCACATTAAAAGCAGCTGAAAAAGGTATTGAAGTATCTACGACTATAGTTCCAGCAAGCGGGTATAAAAGCAAATTAACAATCAAACTAATCACAGATGAAGACTCTGTAAGTGTTGGCGGAACGGTCTTTAGTGAGACAGAGCAGAGAATTGTAAGCGTAAATGGATTTAAAACAGATTTTAAACCAAAAGGCAGAATGATAGTATTTAAAAATCGTGATATACCAGGCGTTATAAGTGATATTAGCGGAATTTTAGCTAAATCTAAGATTAATATTGCTGATTTTAGATTGGGCAGGGATAATGATGGTTTTGCTTTGGCTGTTATATTAGTTGATGAAGATATCAAAAAAGATATTTTAGACCAGTTAAATGCACTTGATGCGTGTGTTTGGGCTAGATACGCAGTATTAATTTAA
- the efp gene encoding elongation factor P has translation MATYSMGDLKKGLKIEIDGKPYKIVEYQHVKPGKGAAFVRVKIKSFLDGKVLEKTFHAGDKCEAPNLVEKEMQYLYDDGEYSQFMDVESYEQVAIADDDVGEAKKWMIDGMMVQILFHNGKAIGVEVPQVVELKIVETQPNFKGDTQGSNKKPATLESGAVVQIPFHVLEGEVIRVDTVRGEYIERANK, from the coding sequence ATGGCTACATACTCTATGGGCGATTTAAAAAAGGGCTTAAAAATTGAAATTGATGGTAAGCCTTATAAGATTGTTGAGTATCAACATGTCAAACCAGGTAAGGGTGCGGCATTTGTTCGTGTAAAGATTAAATCATTTCTTGATGGTAAAGTATTAGAAAAAACCTTCCACGCTGGTGATAAATGCGAAGCTCCAAATCTAGTAGAAAAAGAGATGCAATATCTATATGATGATGGTGAATATTCTCAATTTATGGATGTTGAATCATATGAGCAAGTGGCTATCGCTGATGATGATGTTGGTGAAGCTAAAAAGTGGATGATAGATGGTATGATGGTTCAAATTCTATTCCATAATGGCAAAGCAATTGGCGTAGAAGTACCACAAGTGGTGGAGTTAAAAATAGTTGAAACTCAACCAAATTTCAAAGGTGATACTCAAGGTAGTAATAAAAAACCAGCAACCCTAGAGAGTGGTGCTGTGGTACAGATACCATTTCATGTGCTTGAGGGTGAAGTTATCCGTGTCGATACTGTCCGTGGCGAGTATATCGAAAGAGCAAATAAATAG
- a CDS encoding SCO family protein: MKRLIYAILLIILAFGAYNLVDNRLKIAKYDFDANSTLGNVNITSFKDEYKILYFGYTFCPDICPSTLTILSSVIDEMKLNNDIKILFVTLDLQRDKEKECDEFAKYFYSNSVCLKMKDDELKKVVKNYNAKYAIVNLQNSAMDYSVAHSSSVYLFKRNGKFYKEISNLTKDEIKKEILELTKD, from the coding sequence ATGAAAAGATTAATTTATGCTATTTTATTGATTATTTTAGCTTTTGGTGCTTATAATTTGGTTGATAATAGGCTTAAGATAGCCAAATATGATTTTGATGCTAATAGCACACTTGGAAATGTCAATATAACAAGCTTTAAAGATGAGTATAAAATATTATATTTTGGATATACATTTTGTCCTGATATCTGCCCATCGACTCTTACTATTTTGTCATCTGTGATTGATGAAATGAAGCTTAATAATGATATTAAAATACTATTTGTTACGCTTGATTTACAAAGAGATAAAGAAAAAGAGTGTGATGAATTTGCTAAATATTTTTACTCAAATTCAGTATGCTTAAAAATGAAAGACGATGAGTTAAAAAAAGTTGTAAAAAACTACAACGCTAAATACGCAATTGTAAATTTACAAAATTCAGCGATGGATTATAGTGTAGCTCATAGCTCTTCAGTTTATCTATTTAAAAGAAATGGAAAATTTTATAAAGAGATCTCAAATTTAACAAAAGATGAGATTAAAAAAGAGATTTTAGAGCTAACTAAAGATTAA
- a CDS encoding FtsW/RodA/SpoVE family cell cycle protein: MILLDKRILTHFDYVQPALILPIIFLSYSLINEASDMLSAKMIAYFIIGFGTFMLFFLLPIRKLEWLIPSIYWINIILLLSVEFVGVSKLGAQRWIEIPFINFTIQPSEIMKPAFVLMLAYIIKKTPPDENGYNFKQFLKISFYILLPFFLILKEPDLGTALMLLITGYGVLFIVGVNRKIWISIALLIGICSPILYENLHDYQKQRIADFISEKPSYQVRQSIIAIGNGGITGKSIDEATQTKFKFLPIATSDFIFAYTVERYGFIGGAGLIMLYGFLIMHLLSLNYKLKDEYFIKAAVSAVALLIFIYVSVNIFMTIGFAPVVGIPLPFYSYGGSSFITFMCLFGILQNLLTFRFDKTNRFVKINF; this comes from the coding sequence TTGATACTACTAGATAAGAGAATTTTAACACATTTTGATTATGTTCAGCCAGCACTTATACTTCCGATTATATTTCTCTCATATAGCCTAATAAACGAAGCTAGCGATATGCTCTCAGCCAAGATGATAGCCTATTTTATAATTGGCTTTGGGACGTTTATGCTATTTTTTTTATTACCGATTCGTAAGCTTGAATGGTTGATTCCTAGTATATATTGGATTAATATAATTTTGCTTTTGAGCGTCGAATTTGTCGGTGTTAGCAAGCTTGGAGCACAAAGGTGGATCGAGATACCATTTATAAATTTCACCATCCAACCTAGCGAGATTATGAAGCCTGCTTTTGTCTTGATGCTAGCCTATATCATCAAAAAAACTCCCCCCGATGAAAATGGATATAACTTTAAACAATTTTTAAAAATTAGCTTTTATATCCTTCTACCATTTTTTTTAATCTTAAAAGAGCCAGATCTAGGCACGGCACTTATGCTATTAATTACTGGCTATGGTGTGTTGTTTATAGTAGGTGTTAATCGCAAAATTTGGATTAGTATTGCTTTGCTAATTGGAATTTGCTCACCTATTTTGTACGAAAATTTACACGATTATCAAAAGCAAAGAATAGCTGACTTTATAAGCGAAAAGCCAAGCTATCAAGTCAGACAAAGTATTATCGCAATCGGTAATGGCGGTATAACTGGTAAAAGTATTGATGAAGCTACACAAACTAAATTTAAATTCCTACCAATCGCCACTAGCGATTTTATCTTTGCTTATACGGTTGAGAGATATGGATTTATTGGTGGTGCAGGACTAATTATGCTATATGGATTTTTAATTATGCATCTTTTAAGCTTAAATTACAAACTTAAAGATGAGTATTTTATCAAAGCTGCAGTAAGTGCTGTAGCACTTTTAATCTTTATTTATGTTAGTGTAAATATCTTTATGACAATAGGTTTTGCGCCAGTAGTTGGAATCCCTCTGCCTTTTTATAGTTATGGTGGAAGTAGTTTTATTACTTTTATGTGTCTATTTGGGATTTTACAAAATCTATTGACCTTTAGATTTGACAAGACCAATAGATTTGTTAAGATTAATTTTTAA
- a CDS encoding RluA family pseudouridine synthase, whose product MTEFISSQTLRLDQELAAKLQVSRNQVVSLIKNGSVSVNGKIVTKAGFALNLGDKISLIKPQITPIQSEFKAEFDVEILYEDSDILVINKPIGVTVHPAPSVKEATLVEWLKQKGYTLSSLGGTERAGIVHRLDKGTSGVMVVAKNNQAHTALSQQLSSKDMGRIYLALCDLPLKENCVIDRPISRHPQNRLKNAVVSSGKPAKSAFANIISSQNRRVNLISAKLFTGRTHQIRVHLASINRHILGDDLYGFKSNSDKIRRIFLHAYILRLIHPKSNQIMEFKAPLPSEFYELISKEFNKEIVDENISVLCDIFGGIAQWMRYD is encoded by the coding sequence TTGACTGAATTTATATCATCGCAGACTTTAAGGCTTGACCAAGAATTAGCTGCCAAGCTTCAAGTCTCACGAAATCAAGTAGTTAGTCTCATTAAAAACGGTAGCGTAAGTGTAAATGGTAAAATAGTTACAAAAGCTGGTTTTGCTCTAAATTTAGGCGATAAAATATCTCTTATAAAACCGCAAATTACTCCAATTCAAAGTGAATTTAAAGCTGAGTTTGATGTAGAAATTTTATATGAAGATAGCGATATTTTAGTCATCAATAAACCAATTGGTGTTACTGTTCATCCAGCACCAAGTGTAAAAGAGGCCACTCTTGTTGAGTGGTTAAAGCAAAAGGGTTATACACTTTCAAGTTTAGGTGGAACAGAGAGAGCTGGAATAGTACATAGGCTAGATAAAGGTACTAGCGGGGTAATGGTTGTAGCAAAAAATAATCAAGCACATACAGCACTAAGTCAACAGCTAAGTAGTAAAGATATGGGAAGAATTTATTTAGCACTTTGTGATTTACCACTTAAGGAAAATTGCGTTATAGACAGACCAATTAGCAGACATCCTCAAAATCGCCTAAAAAACGCAGTAGTAAGCAGTGGAAAGCCGGCAAAATCAGCCTTTGCTAATATCATTTCAAGTCAAAATCGTAGAGTAAATTTAATTTCAGCAAAACTTTTTACTGGACGTACACATCAGATTCGTGTTCATCTAGCTAGCATTAATAGGCACATTTTAGGTGATGATTTATATGGTTTTAAGAGCAATAGTGATAAAATAAGAAGAATTTTTTTACACGCTTATATTTTGAGATTGATTCACCCTAAAAGTAATCAAATTATGGAATTTAAAGCCCCTTTGCCTAGTGAGTTTTATGAACTAATTAGTAAGGAATTTAATAAGGAGATAGTAGATGAGAATATTAGCGTCTTGTGTGATATCTTTGGGGGTATTGCTCAGTGGATGCGTTACGACTAA
- a CDS encoding fibronectin type III domain-containing protein, translated as MRILASCVISLGVLLSGCVTTKTTQINPDLPTMSGLKTISDMTEIAFEWPLMAQSNISGFYLYRSNPNANNQLNAIAKLEDKFITHYVDSNLAPSTEYIYELRTYDNQGNISAEGERISVTTMPLIESVSFIQALYGLPNKIKVLWRPHPDLRVVSYILEKSALSSNNWHEVARINGRLNVEYIDNDVEPGQNYRYRISVKTYNGIISAPSKVVDAQTKALPNMVINLSASVNLPKKIILTWEPNSNDDFDHYAIYRATNDIFPMTKVATTTATEYEDLINDNGVNYHYKVTVVDRDGLESPRQNASVVGSTLPAPKEPVFSYARFNGSLVELSWNQSSDSRALKYKITKTSSNGEDIIYDIDGLSYSDTQVQKGVEYTYKIQAVDEYGLESKYSQKAVVITK; from the coding sequence ATGAGAATATTAGCGTCTTGTGTGATATCTTTGGGGGTATTGCTCAGTGGATGCGTTACGACTAAGACAACGCAGATAAATCCAGATTTGCCTACAATGAGTGGATTAAAGACTATTAGCGATATGACTGAAATTGCATTTGAGTGGCCACTTATGGCTCAAAGCAATATTAGTGGATTTTACCTATATCGCTCAAATCCAAATGCAAATAATCAGCTAAATGCAATTGCCAAGCTTGAAGATAAATTTATTACTCACTATGTAGATAGTAATCTAGCTCCATCAACTGAGTATATTTACGAGCTTAGAACATATGATAATCAAGGTAATATATCAGCTGAAGGAGAAAGGATTAGCGTTACTACTATGCCGTTAATCGAGTCTGTATCATTTATCCAAGCACTTTATGGTTTGCCAAATAAGATAAAAGTTTTATGGCGCCCTCATCCAGATTTGCGAGTGGTTTCATATATATTAGAAAAAAGTGCTTTATCAAGCAACAACTGGCACGAAGTTGCTCGTATAAATGGTAGATTAAATGTCGAATATATAGATAATGATGTTGAGCCGGGACAGAATTATAGATATAGAATTTCAGTTAAAACTTATAACGGCATAATATCAGCACCAAGCAAGGTAGTAGATGCACAGACAAAAGCATTGCCAAATATGGTTATAAATTTAAGCGCTAGTGTGAATTTGCCTAAAAAAATTATCCTAACTTGGGAGCCAAATTCAAATGATGATTTTGACCATTATGCTATTTATAGAGCAACAAATGATATCTTTCCAATGACTAAGGTTGCAACAACGACAGCAACAGAATATGAGGACTTAATCAATGATAATGGGGTAAATTATCATTATAAAGTTACAGTAGTAGATAGAGATGGTCTAGAAAGCCCTCGTCAAAATGCTTCAGTAGTAGGCTCAACCTTGCCAGCACCTAAAGAACCGGTATTTAGTTATGCTAGATTTAATGGTTCATTAGTAGAGCTTAGTTGGAATCAAAGTAGTGACTCAAGGGCGCTTAAATATAAAATCACAAAAACAAGTAGCAATGGTGAGGATATCATTTATGATATCGATGGGTTAAGTTATAGCGATACTCAGGTTCAAAAAGGTGTAGAATATACATATAAGATTCAAGCCGTTGATGAATATGGCTTAGAGTCTAAATATAGTCAAAAAGCAGTGGTGATAACTAAATAA
- the trmB gene encoding tRNA (guanosine(46)-N7)-methyltransferase TrmB yields the protein MPNIVAKNLKNVELPVKFNEVEFIWEAKSNDEKLIYTKALGCEFCLVVKDRGNSYVIKCDKLTRPAKLEAVQMALEAYKQLFASDVISQATAVKKPKNLESKYIINSDELLNRLEDCEYKRIFVEIGFGSGRHLLYQAKENPEALIIGIEVYKPACLQVENLAGINRLKNIVLLNLDARLVMSLLKSNSIDRLFLHFPVPWGKSKMRRVVSPQFALECQRTLKDGGTFELRSDDRDYTDFTIGCFMDLKNANIQIFKNRFLEISSKYEDRWIRQNKDIYDVICAFYGSSDELDLDFKFEFSGLELEYIKSNFANKTIKYSDHFLHLERIYILDNGDALVRVAFGSFYRPEHRYLLISRQNTIYLFKKPLLTPENIKAHNNLEDMLKCATL from the coding sequence ATGCCAAATATTGTAGCAAAAAATTTAAAAAATGTAGAACTTCCGGTTAAATTTAATGAAGTTGAATTTATCTGGGAAGCTAAAAGTAATGATGAGAAATTAATATATACTAAAGCACTTGGGTGCGAGTTTTGCCTAGTAGTAAAAGATAGAGGCAATAGCTATGTAATAAAGTGCGATAAGCTTACTAGACCAGCTAAGCTTGAAGCTGTGCAAATGGCGCTGGAGGCTTATAAGCAGCTATTTGCTAGCGATGTAATAAGCCAAGCTACAGCAGTTAAGAAGCCTAAAAATTTAGAGAGCAAATATATAATAAATAGCGATGAATTGCTAAATAGACTTGAAGACTGTGAGTATAAGAGGATTTTCGTAGAGATTGGCTTTGGTAGTGGTAGGCACTTGCTTTATCAAGCAAAAGAAAATCCAGAAGCGCTTATAATCGGTATAGAAGTCTATAAGCCAGCATGTTTGCAAGTAGAAAATTTAGCTGGAATAAATAGGCTAAAAAATATCGTTTTATTAAATTTAGATGCTAGATTGGTGATGAGCTTGCTTAAATCAAATAGTATAGATAGGCTATTTTTGCACTTTCCAGTACCGTGGGGTAAGAGCAAAATGCGTCGAGTAGTTAGTCCGCAATTTGCCTTGGAGTGTCAGCGTACTTTAAAAGATGGTGGAACATTTGAGCTAAGAAGCGATGATAGGGATTATACAGATTTTACAATTGGTTGCTTTATGGATCTTAAAAATGCCAATATACAGATATTTAAAAACAGATTTTTAGAGATTTCAAGCAAGTATGAAGATAGGTGGATTAGACAAAATAAGGATATTTATGATGTAATTTGCGCTTTTTATGGTAGTAGTGATGAGTTAGATTTGGATTTTAAATTTGAGTTTAGTGGATTAGAATTAGAATATATAAAATCAAATTTTGCTAATAAAACTATAAAATATAGTGATCATTTTCTTCATTTAGAGCGAATTTATATTTTAGACAATGGTGATGCATTAGTTAGAGTAGCGTTTGGGTCTTTTTATAGACCAGAGCATAGATATTTATTAATTTCTAGACAAAATACTATCTATTTATTTAAAAAACCGTTACTAACACCAGAAAATATTAAGGCTCATAATAATTTAGAGGATATGCTAAAATGCGCCACATTGTAG
- a CDS encoding cell division ATP-binding protein FtsE yields the protein MRHIVEARDLILEYDKSFRVINKANFSINVNDFVFITGKSGSGKSTLIRSMYGDMAISDGSLNVCLNELKGINHSSLALLRQRVGIIFQDFRLINEWNVEKNVMLPLIIKGYNQSVCKKQAAKLLNHVNLLHKSDRFPLELSGGEQQRVAMARALAHNPQLLLCDEPTGSLDDYSSEVIWMLLRSAREALGTCVVVVTHKIPAGLRMHYRHFELSNGEVNEII from the coding sequence ATGCGCCACATTGTAGAAGCTAGAGATCTGATTTTAGAGTATGATAAGAGTTTTAGAGTTATAAATAAGGCAAATTTTAGCATCAATGTCAACGATTTTGTCTTTATTACTGGCAAAAGCGGCAGTGGTAAATCTACTTTAATTCGCTCTATGTATGGCGATATGGCTATTAGTGATGGAAGTTTAAATGTCTGCTTAAATGAACTTAAAGGTATTAATCATTCTAGTTTAGCACTTCTTCGTCAAAGAGTTGGAATAATTTTCCAAGATTTTCGCCTAATAAATGAATGGAATGTAGAAAAAAATGTAATGCTTCCACTAATTATTAAAGGTTATAATCAAAGTGTGTGCAAAAAGCAAGCCGCAAAGCTTTTAAATCATGTAAATTTACTGCATAAATCTGATAGATTTCCGCTTGAATTAAGTGGTGGAGAGCAGCAAAGGGTTGCTATGGCTAGAGCTTTGGCTCATAATCCTCAGTTGCTATTATGTGATGAGCCAACTGGAAGTTTAGATGATTACTCAAGCGAAGTAATATGGATGTTGCTTCGTTCAGCAAGAGAAGCGCTTGGTACTTGCGTAGTGGTCGTAACGCATAAGATTCCAGCAGGTTTAAGAATGCATTATCGTCACTTTGAGCTATCAAATGGAGAGGTAAATGAGATCATTTAA
- a CDS encoding FtsX-like permease family protein: MRSFKSHISVIFPLLILLFAIEFSLMLGKFVSDYEIKMANDYNIIIVSENNLNQESLISLIPTFASLTSLDPKSVLNRLKNDISSKNISVLISILPKFYSLKLTKFPSKETMEDIKENLSKIQGIKRVETFSKTHDQVYNMLVLSKNVAECFAFMVGLLGLVLVFKQMRIWLYEHRRRVEIMTLFGAPYWLKSAMLYKLAVVDSIIATTLVVVFYAIFPALPSFQSAIFSIGFEQPNLNLFSDALILFSASISISIIAVSLVMLFSRRS; the protein is encoded by the coding sequence ATGAGATCATTTAAGAGCCATATTAGCGTTATTTTTCCACTTTTAATTTTGCTTTTTGCGATTGAATTTAGCCTAATGCTGGGCAAATTTGTGAGTGATTATGAAATAAAAATGGCAAATGATTATAATATTATAATTGTCTCAGAAAACAATCTAAACCAAGAGTCATTAATTTCGCTTATTCCTACTTTTGCTTCTCTTACTAGTCTTGATCCAAAAAGTGTTTTAAATCGCCTTAAAAATGATATATCATCTAAGAATATATCTGTACTAATTAGTATTTTACCAAAATTCTACTCACTCAAACTGACTAAATTTCCATCAAAAGAGACAATGGAAGATATTAAAGAAAATTTGAGCAAAATTCAAGGTATAAAGCGAGTCGAGACATTTTCTAAAACGCACGACCAAGTCTATAATATGCTAGTTTTATCTAAAAATGTAGCTGAGTGTTTTGCGTTTATGGTTGGACTTTTAGGACTTGTTTTGGTGTTTAAACAGATGAGAATTTGGCTTTATGAGCACCGTAGGCGTGTTGAGATTATGACTCTTTTTGGGGCGCCGTATTGGCTAAAATCTGCTATGCTTTATAAGCTTGCTGTGGTTGATAGTATTATTGCTACTACGCTTGTCGTGGTATTTTATGCGATTTTTCCAGCACTTCCTAGTTTTCAAAGCGCAATTTTTTCTATTGGATTTGAACAGCCAAATTTAAATCTTTTTAGTGATGCTTTGATTTTATTTAGTGCTTCTATTAGTATATCTATTATCGCAGTTAGTCTTGTTATGCTATTTTCAAGGCGTTCGTAA
- a CDS encoding murein hydrolase activator EnvC family protein translates to MIRFLFIGLIFSSLFSVNVSDKIKDQKNSIDSAKKLESQINKKLEELANDIIAGNKAVQNTAKQIEELAKQVEELEDSAHSANLELDKLTSQNGELIRSQKDMELRLVKIISEDFAYDLVAPNDYSESQDSIIATEILKNLNSVMNSEFKKLAQDYEETTNLIKSQSKKIESIKFDLKEFRQKQKALKSLQTKQKKNLEILNQDKSIYSKKLADIKKQQDEMRKTLESLQILAIKPKKQPKQQTQTTAKNDDVRVIGTSYQAGNVKRYSGSKTIAPLDKFSVKQKFGDYVDPVYNIKIFNESVVLRSATTDARVKNVLAGTIVFAKETPVLDKVVIVENGNGIHTIYAHLDKIAPTIKVGQKVKKGYVIGRVKQDLTFEVTQKNYHINPLELIAMN, encoded by the coding sequence ATGATTAGATTTTTGTTTATTGGCTTGATTTTTTCTTCACTTTTTAGTGTAAATGTATCTGATAAAATTAAAGATCAAAAAAATAGTATTGATTCAGCCAAAAAGCTTGAAAGTCAGATAAATAAAAAACTTGAAGAGTTAGCTAATGATATAATTGCTGGCAATAAAGCTGTGCAAAATACTGCTAAGCAGATTGAAGAGCTAGCTAAGCAAGTTGAGGAATTAGAAGATAGTGCTCATAGTGCTAATCTTGAACTAGATAAGCTTACTAGCCAAAATGGTGAGCTAATTCGTAGTCAAAAAGATATGGAGCTTAGGCTAGTCAAAATTATAAGTGAAGATTTTGCCTACGATTTAGTAGCGCCAAATGATTATAGTGAGAGTCAAGATAGCATAATAGCAACTGAGATTTTAAAAAATTTAAATAGTGTAATGAATAGTGAATTTAAAAAATTAGCTCAAGATTATGAAGAGACTACAAATTTGATAAAATCACAATCAAAAAAGATTGAATCGATTAAATTTGATTTAAAAGAATTTCGCCAAAAGCAAAAAGCTTTAAAATCGCTCCAAACTAAGCAAAAGAAAAATTTAGAGATTTTAAACCAAGATAAGAGTATATATTCTAAAAAGTTAGCCGATATCAAAAAACAGCAAGATGAGATGCGAAAAACGCTTGAGAGCTTACAAATTTTAGCTATAAAACCAAAAAAACAACCAAAGCAGCAAACCCAAACTACAGCTAAAAACGATGATGTAAGAGTGATAGGTACAAGCTATCAAGCAGGTAATGTAAAGCGATATAGTGGCTCTAAAACTATTGCTCCTTTGGATAAATTTAGCGTAAAGCAAAAATTTGGCGATTATGTAGATCCTGTTTATAATATTAAAATTTTTAATGAATCTGTCGTACTTCGCTCAGCCACTACAGATGCTAGAGTGAAAAATGTTTTAGCTGGGACAATTGTATTTGCCAAAGAAACACCTGTATTAGATAAGGTGGTAATAGTAGAAAATGGCAATGGAATTCACACAATTTACGCTCATTTAGATAAGATTGCTCCTACTATCAAAGTAGGCCAAAAGGTGAAAAAAGGCTATGTTATAGGGCGAGTGAAACAAGATTTGACCTTTGAGGTTACGCAAAAAAACTATCATATAAATCCACTTGAATTGATCGCTATGAATTGA
- the pyrH gene encoding UMP kinase yields MSKNKRILVKFSGEALAGGNGFGIDSHILKYIAGEIKSLVNSDIEVGIVIGGGNIIRGVSAAQGGIIKRTSGDHMGMLATVINAIAMREALEHSGLDVRVQSAIKMEAICETFITGRAQRHLEKKRVVIFAAGTGNPFFTTDTAATLRAIEINADMIIKATKVNGVYDKDPMKFNDAKLLNELSYERAMEDNIKVMDDTAIALAKDNALPIVVCNMFEDGNLLKIANGDYTNCSIVKNL; encoded by the coding sequence ATGAGTAAAAATAAGCGAATTTTAGTTAAATTTTCTGGTGAAGCACTTGCTGGCGGTAATGGATTTGGGATTGATTCTCATATTTTAAAGTATATTGCTGGTGAGATTAAGTCTTTGGTAAATAGCGATATTGAAGTAGGCATTGTAATTGGCGGTGGCAATATAATCCGTGGTGTAAGCGCAGCACAAGGCGGCATTATCAAAAGGACAAGTGGCGATCATATGGGGATGCTAGCTACTGTTATCAATGCTATTGCTATGCGTGAGGCGTTGGAACATTCAGGACTTGATGTAAGAGTCCAAAGTGCTATTAAGATGGAGGCTATATGTGAGACATTTATCACAGGTAGAGCCCAAAGACATTTAGAGAAAAAAAGAGTTGTGATATTTGCTGCTGGGACTGGAAATCCATTTTTTACTACTGATACGGCTGCTACTTTAAGGGCTATTGAGATAAATGCTGATATGATTATCAAAGCTACAAAGGTAAATGGCGTCTATGATAAAGATCCTATGAAATTTAACGATGCAAAGCTATTAAATGAGCTAAGCTATGAAAGAGCTATGGAAGATAATATAAAAGTTATGGATGATACCGCTATTGCTCTAGCTAAGGATAATGCTCTTCCGATTGTAGTTTGTAATATGTTTGAAGATGGAAATTTATTAAAAATCGCAAATGGTGATTATACTAACTGCTCAATAGTCAAAAATTTATAA